A DNA window from Flavisolibacter ginsenosidimutans contains the following coding sequences:
- a CDS encoding toll/interleukin-1 receptor domain-containing protein: protein MPLRNTPSKKIFVSYRVSDTAGETGRLVDALKQHFSDDQIFMDIENLEPGADFTEAIERSLGACDVFLAVIGPRWLGNAGSEPRINNPNDWVRLEVGTALKRNVRVVPVLVDGGTLPHAEQLPEDLQPLLRRQSIEISNKRWRYDTDQLLNFLVNTAGIPPKRAALQSASSPAAKPTKKKTWLYVGGGFLLCFLVLAIIGSLMQDEKKAGNGLSQSGTNKPAENLSSNTGSSSNETSLPAASNGETNSAAENITGVWDEVEEGQTATLFLTQNGSQITAEAQTAGQAIGTGTGERDGRSIVMNLSLLGVAYTLRLTLSDDGNIMSGTYFVPSTGLTQQEKLMRRK from the coding sequence ATGCCGCTGCGAAATACGCCCAGCAAAAAAATATTCGTCTCTTACCGCGTAAGCGATACCGCCGGGGAAACGGGCCGGCTGGTGGATGCGCTGAAGCAGCACTTTTCCGACGACCAGATTTTTATGGACATTGAGAACCTGGAACCCGGCGCCGATTTTACCGAAGCCATTGAACGTTCGCTTGGCGCTTGTGATGTGTTTTTGGCCGTCATTGGCCCGCGCTGGCTTGGCAATGCCGGCAGCGAACCGCGCATTAACAATCCCAATGATTGGGTGCGGCTGGAAGTGGGCACGGCACTGAAGCGCAACGTTCGCGTGGTGCCTGTTTTGGTGGACGGCGGAACCTTGCCACACGCGGAGCAATTGCCCGAAGACCTGCAGCCCTTGTTGCGGCGGCAATCCATCGAAATAAGCAACAAGCGCTGGCGCTACGATACCGACCAACTGTTGAATTTTTTGGTAAATACCGCCGGCATTCCGCCCAAAAGGGCGGCCTTGCAAAGCGCTTCCTCACCAGCAGCAAAACCCACAAAGAAAAAAACCTGGCTGTACGTTGGCGGCGGTTTTTTGCTTTGTTTTCTGGTGCTCGCCATAATCGGTTCGTTGATGCAGGACGAAAAAAAAGCCGGCAATGGGCTATCTCAATCGGGCACAAACAAGCCGGCGGAAAACCTGTCTTCAAACACCGGTTCATCTTCGAACGAAACATCGTTACCCGCTGCCTCAAACGGCGAAACGAACAGCGCCGCCGAAAACATTACCGGGGTTTGGGACGAGGTGGAGGAAGGGCAAACAGCAACCTTGTTCTTAACCCAAAACGGTTCGCAAATAACGGCGGAAGCGCAAACGGCGGGGCAGGCGATTGGCACCGGCACGGGCGAAAGAGACGGGCGGAGCATCGTGATGAACTTGTCGTTATTGGGCGTTGCTTATACGTTGCGGCTTACGCTGTCCGATGATGGAAACATCATGAGCGGAACCTACTTCGTTCCGTCCACAGGCCTTACGCAGCAGGAAAAACTGATGCGCCGGAAATAG
- a CDS encoding M90 family metallopeptidase yields MVTVLQILFVLALVILLILLVFRTRQAAVFILPDHYLDLLNDYVSFYAALDEDGKKGFEEKFQRFLSTVKITGANADVEDLDRVLIGAAAVIPVYFIPDWEYINLREVLLYPGNFNTDFEQHGRERTISGMVGSGGLENVMILSKWELRQGFIHAGSNRNTAVHEFVHLIDKMDGTLDGVPELLLERKYVGRWETLLEETMQDVRSGRSEIDAYAATSPVECFAVLAEYFFSQPETFRQLHPELYELMRRIFVRR; encoded by the coding sequence ATGGTTACGGTGTTACAGATTCTTTTCGTACTGGCCCTTGTCATCCTGCTCATCCTGCTTGTTTTTCGCACAAGACAGGCGGCTGTTTTTATTCTGCCCGATCATTACCTGGATTTACTCAACGATTATGTTTCCTTTTATGCGGCCCTTGACGAAGACGGAAAGAAAGGCTTTGAAGAGAAGTTCCAGCGCTTTTTATCAACCGTAAAAATTACCGGCGCCAATGCCGATGTGGAAGACCTCGACCGTGTGCTGATTGGTGCGGCGGCTGTTATCCCGGTTTATTTTATTCCCGATTGGGAATACATAAACCTGCGCGAAGTCTTGCTTTATCCCGGCAACTTCAACACCGATTTTGAACAACACGGCCGCGAACGAACGATCTCGGGAATGGTAGGTTCGGGCGGATTGGAGAACGTGATGATTCTTTCCAAGTGGGAACTGCGACAGGGTTTCATTCATGCCGGCAGTAACCGCAATACTGCCGTTCACGAATTTGTTCATCTCATTGATAAAATGGACGGAACGCTGGACGGTGTGCCCGAGCTTTTGCTGGAACGCAAATACGTTGGGCGCTGGGAAACATTGCTGGAAGAAACAATGCAGGACGTCAGAAGCGGCCGCTCGGAGATAGATGCCTACGCCGCCACCAGCCCGGTGGAATGTTTTGCGGTGCTGGCGGAATATTTTTTTAGCCAGCCGGAAACGTTTCGCCAATTGCATCCCGAACTGTATGAACTGATGCGGCGGATTTTTGTACGTCGTTAG
- a CDS encoding VOC family protein has product MASVSIYLNFQGTTKEAFEFYKSVFKTDYSSPFMYMRDIPADPNMPALPEAEKNMVMHVALPILGGVQIMGTDMLESMGHKLKIGNNTTINLEPDSREETERLFNALSDGGSDVAPLQDQFWGALWGCCLDRFGIRWMFNYTKK; this is encoded by the coding sequence ATGGCCAGCGTATCCATCTACCTCAATTTCCAGGGCACCACGAAAGAAGCGTTCGAATTTTACAAGTCTGTTTTTAAAACCGATTATTCATCGCCTTTTATGTACATGCGTGATATTCCTGCTGACCCGAACATGCCGGCGCTTCCCGAAGCAGAGAAGAACATGGTGATGCACGTGGCATTGCCCATCCTGGGCGGCGTGCAAATCATGGGCACCGACATGCTGGAAAGCATGGGACACAAATTAAAAATCGGCAACAACACCACCATCAATCTCGAACCCGATTCAAGAGAAGAAACCGAACGGTTGTTCAACGCGCTGTCGGATGGCGGCAGCGATGTTGCGCCTTTGCAGGATCAGTTTTGGGGCGCTTTGTGGGGCTGTTGCCTCGACCGCTTTGGCATTCGTTGGATGTTCAATTACACAAAAAAATAA
- a CDS encoding PorP/SprF family type IX secretion system membrane protein, giving the protein MKRAFFFLLSSVITLLSSAQDINFSQFYELPLLRNPALSGLFTGDLRITSAFRNQWGSVTVPYRTQALGAELKFRLSDVNYMALGLQVTNDVAGDSKLGKTAILPALTFHISLNGDKDTYISAGFMGGPVQQRFDASKLSFDDQFVNGSYSATNPTRQVFTNTNLTYYDLSAGLLFSSVFGDGAKYYAGGSMFHVFQPLVAFSGAKDVKLNRKYMINAGLSAPTSDADKVIVYADGFSQGGSTQTQGGLMFKHDVLQEDEDYGVSLSAGAFVRWNDAVMPLIKLDYYKLGIGMTYDVNVSKLRSASSARGGFELTASYKTFLSIRNSSAAAVRCPVAF; this is encoded by the coding sequence ATGAAAAGAGCGTTCTTCTTTCTTCTGTCATCCGTCATCACCCTTCTGTCATCCGCGCAAGACATCAACTTTTCGCAGTTTTACGAATTGCCTTTGCTGCGCAACCCTGCGCTTTCCGGATTGTTCACCGGCGATTTGCGAATTACTTCAGCTTTTAGAAATCAATGGGGAAGTGTTACCGTTCCTTATCGCACACAGGCACTGGGCGCAGAATTAAAATTTCGTTTGTCCGATGTGAATTACATGGCGCTTGGCCTGCAGGTAACCAACGACGTTGCCGGTGATTCAAAGCTGGGCAAGACGGCCATTCTCCCGGCACTGACCTTTCATATTTCACTCAACGGCGATAAAGACACCTACATCTCTGCGGGCTTTATGGGCGGGCCGGTGCAACAACGTTTTGATGCGTCTAAGTTGAGTTTTGACGACCAGTTTGTGAACGGTTCGTACAGCGCAACCAACCCAACGCGGCAAGTGTTTACCAACACCAATCTCACCTATTACGATCTCTCCGCAGGTTTGTTGTTTAGTTCAGTTTTTGGAGACGGCGCCAAGTATTATGCCGGTGGTTCGATGTTTCATGTGTTTCAACCGCTGGTGGCCTTCAGCGGCGCGAAGGATGTGAAGTTGAATCGCAAATACATGATTAACGCCGGCCTGTCGGCGCCCACATCTGATGCGGATAAAGTGATTGTTTACGCCGATGGTTTTTCGCAGGGCGGCAGTACGCAAACGCAAGGCGGTTTGATGTTTAAGCACGATGTGTTGCAGGAAGACGAAGACTACGGCGTGAGCTTATCGGCCGGTGCTTTTGTGCGCTGGAACGATGCCGTGATGCCGTTGATTAAACTGGATTATTACAAACTCGGCATCGGCATGACCTACGATGTGAACGTGAGCAAGCTGCGTTCGGCTTCCTCGGCACGCGGCGGTTTTGAATTAACGGCTTCGTACAAAACCTTTTTGAGCATCCGAAATTCTTCAGCGGCAGCGGTGCGTTGCCCGGTGGCGTTTTAA
- a CDS encoding glutamate--tRNA ligase family protein — MPPDGTFLKTRIAPTPSGYLHAGNAVNFLLTAALAKKHSAKLLLRIDDLDRERYRQAYATDVFQTLRFLNIQCDEGPQSLEEFERHWSQRHRLNLYAAALEKLKETNAVFACTCSRTQSNACTCFQKNLPLDANGASWRLRTNENSVCVRTIDGNETIAHLPAEMKNFIVRKKDGLPAYQLASVVDDLHFGIDFIVRGQDLWPSTLAQQFLARQLGEERFASIRFYHHPLLMHESGEKLSKSAGDTSVKHWRNESQTSAAFFHYLGGLLHAPFPVHNGDDVLKLFGL, encoded by the coding sequence ATGCCTCCTGACGGAACGTTTCTCAAAACACGCATAGCGCCTACGCCCAGCGGCTATCTTCATGCCGGTAACGCGGTGAACTTTTTATTGACGGCCGCGTTGGCGAAAAAACACAGCGCAAAACTTTTGCTGCGCATAGATGATCTTGACCGCGAACGTTACCGGCAAGCCTACGCAACGGACGTTTTCCAAACGCTCCGGTTTTTAAATATTCAATGCGACGAAGGCCCGCAAAGCTTAGAAGAATTTGAACGCCATTGGTCGCAGCGGCACCGCCTGAATTTATACGCGGCGGCACTGGAAAAATTAAAAGAAACCAACGCGGTCTTTGCCTGCACTTGCTCGCGAACGCAAAGCAATGCGTGCACCTGCTTCCAAAAAAATTTACCGCTGGATGCCAATGGCGCAAGCTGGCGCTTGCGCACAAACGAAAATTCTGTTTGCGTAAGAACAATTGACGGAAACGAAACGATTGCGCATTTGCCCGCCGAAATGAAAAATTTTATCGTGCGAAAAAAAGACGGGCTGCCCGCTTACCAACTGGCTTCGGTGGTTGATGATTTGCACTTTGGCATTGACTTCATTGTTCGTGGCCAGGACCTTTGGCCTTCTACGCTTGCACAACAATTTTTGGCAAGGCAACTGGGCGAAGAACGGTTTGCCTCGATTCGTTTTTACCATCATCCGCTGTTGATGCACGAGAGCGGCGAAAAGCTGTCCAAATCGGCTGGCGATACATCGGTGAAACATTGGCGCAATGAAAGCCAAACATCCGCTGCCTTTTTTCATTACCTCGGTGGCTTGCTTCATGCACCTTTTCCGGTGCACAATGGTGACGATGTATTGAAGTTGTTTGGCCTGTAA
- a CDS encoding patatin-like phospholipase domain-containing protein, which produces MPQPETNKKFYVGVCMAGAVSAGAYTAGVMDYLMEALEEWRKQKESGNPNTPSHEVEIPVIGGASAGGMTGIITAAALNHSITPVKPPQTANAKEEHPENKFYHSWVDLLGEDMFSMMLDTADMEDEQIISLLNSSFIDTVASRVVQTDAVGWKPAPPYISKDLKVFATLTNLEGFGYNIAMKGTGKSPAKYYMSIHNDYACFKLNADGEMQHSEEDGWIPLDFKTGENTDVAKNAAMATGAFPVGLKSRELKREAAEVNKLPFCRDVTDHFPVKGPYCTTLNVDGGVINNEPFERVREVLNNVATDDEKEDENGNKAYNNENKFGSTVLLIDPFPSHEPGAFKSSQKLFDVVGLTFGAMLEQMRAKPAKLADAMNDNCVGQFLIAPSRRLPKLDGTEKDAAGDEAIACGAMGGFSGFLNKEFRIHDYFLGRFNCELFLRDYFTVSEKALNENEIFRQGYAGINKEAFASKRKEGHYQIIPIFTPHPPEGQLPMPVFSSGSNWPVMEEKKVDAFEPAVRKRAQGLLMNSVKLKGIEKFLVWVGAKVVLNGLLTKKVMDAIKKSLQAQELLRGAPGEGKVSEGEVRLVRKEPAVKET; this is translated from the coding sequence ATGCCGCAACCAGAAACCAACAAAAAATTTTACGTCGGCGTTTGCATGGCTGGCGCCGTATCGGCCGGTGCTTATACGGCCGGCGTGATGGATTACCTGATGGAAGCCCTTGAAGAATGGCGCAAACAAAAAGAATCCGGCAACCCAAATACGCCTTCGCACGAGGTGGAGATTCCCGTCATCGGTGGCGCATCTGCGGGTGGCATGACGGGCATCATTACGGCCGCGGCACTCAATCATTCCATTACACCGGTAAAGCCGCCGCAAACGGCCAATGCGAAGGAAGAACATCCCGAAAACAAGTTCTATCATTCCTGGGTGGACCTTTTGGGCGAAGACATGTTTTCGATGATGCTTGACACAGCGGACATGGAAGACGAACAAATCATCTCGCTGCTTAATTCTTCCTTTATTGACACGGTGGCAAGCCGCGTGGTGCAAACCGATGCCGTGGGATGGAAACCTGCGCCGCCTTACATCAGCAAAGACCTGAAAGTATTTGCCACGCTTACCAATCTTGAAGGCTTTGGTTACAACATTGCCATGAAGGGCACGGGTAAATCACCCGCCAAGTATTACATGTCTATTCACAACGACTACGCTTGCTTTAAACTGAATGCCGACGGCGAAATGCAGCACAGCGAGGAAGACGGCTGGATACCGCTTGATTTTAAAACCGGCGAGAACACCGACGTGGCAAAGAACGCCGCAATGGCCACCGGCGCTTTTCCGGTGGGGTTGAAATCGAGGGAACTGAAACGCGAAGCCGCAGAGGTTAACAAGCTGCCCTTTTGCCGCGATGTGACCGACCACTTTCCGGTAAAAGGCCCTTACTGCACCACGCTTAACGTTGACGGCGGCGTGATTAACAACGAGCCTTTTGAACGGGTGCGGGAAGTGTTGAACAACGTTGCAACGGACGATGAGAAAGAAGATGAAAACGGTAACAAAGCCTACAACAACGAGAACAAATTTGGTAGTACGGTGCTGCTGATTGACCCGTTTCCGAGCCACGAGCCGGGCGCCTTTAAGAGCAGCCAAAAATTGTTCGATGTGGTAGGCCTCACCTTCGGCGCCATGCTGGAGCAAATGCGGGCCAAGCCCGCAAAACTTGCCGACGCGATGAACGACAATTGCGTGGGACAATTTTTAATTGCGCCTTCGCGCCGCCTGCCCAAACTTGACGGCACGGAAAAAGATGCCGCCGGCGATGAAGCCATTGCCTGCGGAGCGATGGGCGGCTTCAGTGGTTTTTTGAACAAGGAGTTTCGCATTCACGATTATTTTTTGGGCCGCTTTAATTGCGAGTTATTTCTGCGCGACTATTTCACGGTATCGGAAAAAGCGCTGAACGAAAACGAAATCTTCCGGCAGGGTTATGCGGGCATCAACAAGGAGGCCTTTGCTTCCAAACGCAAGGAAGGGCATTATCAAATCATTCCCATCTTCACGCCGCATCCGCCCGAAGGCCAACTGCCTATGCCCGTTTTTTCAAGCGGCAGCAACTGGCCGGTAATGGAAGAAAAAAAAGTGGATGCTTTTGAACCCGCCGTGCGCAAGCGGGCACAGGGCCTGCTGATGAACAGCGTGAAGCTGAAGGGAATTGAAAAATTTTTGGTGTGGGTTGGCGCCAAAGTGGTACTCAACGGCCTGCTTACAAAAAAGGTAATGGACGCGATTAAAAAATCATTGCAGGCACAGGAGCTTTTGCGCGGCGCTCCGGGCGAAGGCAAGGTATCGGAAGGTGAAGTAAGGCTCGTTCGCAAAGAACCCGCGGTGAAAGAAACCTAA